One genomic window of Vespula pensylvanica isolate Volc-1 chromosome 12, ASM1446617v1, whole genome shotgun sequence includes the following:
- the LOC122633446 gene encoding SET domain-containing protein SmydA-8-like: MSVVEPKKAEIVLKNHLKRHELLSDDSQVCWTVGYSSFEGRGLFATRDIEAGELIFVDNALLLSPRNSEKYLPLCVSCYKNECPLFPCDRGCGLPICSQICEDSKKHMDHECEYLRKLEPTCGTTWSMDLLRALLAVRAISLDDEQRDVLAIFQCHQNLNNDCEVTLLRSNVKNAPKVKEIDFMMMVSGIFNTNSFETIVVQDKDHYTSLRGLYPMGALLNHACVPNTRHHYDSQQQLYVIAVRPISAGEEITMTYIDLFWDTILRRQVLNITKNFFCRCSRCSDPTEHGSLLNALYCAGDYCSGILLPCDPLNNESAWMCNRCRTIIKSRQIHSIRSGLSSILKENIAKHPREILKFLQKELSILIPPSNYLMADIKYSIISYFGKTEDLLWEDLTDAELAIKSSFCTDLLSILNILGCGQCRKRGLLLYELYCTTKEQLRRFQGRNDFKEERLMLFKTMNVEDNESLLNEVINIFQNDVVATTFLNDN, encoded by the exons ATGAGTGTTGTGGAACCAAAGAAAGCAGAAATCGTcttgaaaaatcatttaaaaagacATGAATTATTGTCCGACGATTCACAGGTTTGCTGGACCGTCGGTTATTCATCTTTCGAAGGCCGTGGACTATTTGCAACTCGTGATATAGAGGCAGGAGAGTTAATATTTGTGGACAATGCTCTTTTACTATCACCACGAAACTCCGAAAAGTATTTGCCATTATGCGTATCTTGTTACAAAAACGAAtgtcctctttttccttgcgATCGTGGATGCGGTCTTCCTATATGTTCTCAAATATGCGAGGATTCAAAGAAACATATGGATCACGAGTGTGaatatttgagaaaattaGAGCCAACTTGCGGTACGACTTGGTCTATGGATTTATTACGTGCACTTTTGGCAGTAAGAGCAATTTCGCTTGACGATGAGCAACGCGATGTCTTGGCTATATTCCAATGTCATCAAAACTTGAATAATGATTGTGAG GTCACGTTACTTCGGAGTAACGTAAAAAATGCTCCAAAAGTCAAAGAAATTGATTTCATGATGATGGTCAGtggaatttttaatacaaattcatTCGAAACGATTGTCGTACAAGATAAAGATCATTATACGAGTTTGCGCGGCCTTTATCCTATGGGAGCGTTGCTAAATCATGCTTGCGTACCTAACACAAGGCACCATTACGATTCGCAGCAACAGCTTTATGTTATAGCTGTCCGTCCGATTTCCGCAGGGGAAGAAATTACAATGACTTATATTGATCTCTTTTGGGATACCATTTTAAGAAGACAAGTTTTAAACATtacaaagaatttcttttgtaGATGTAGTAGATGTAGCGATCCTACG GAACATGGATCATTACTAAATGCACTATACTGTGCAGGCGACTATTGTTCTGGTATTTTATTACCTTGTGATCCTCTTAACAACGAATCCGCTTGGATGTGTAACAGATGCCGAACTATTATTAAATCAAGACAa ATTCATTCGATACGTTCTGGTTTATCATCTatactaaaagaaaatatagcgAAACATCCgcgagaaatattaaaatttttacagaAAGAACTTTCGATCTTAATTCCACCATCCAATTATCTAATGGCAGATATAAAGTAtagtattatttcttatttcggTAAAACTGAAGATCTGTTATGGGAAG ATTTAACAGATGCTGAACTAGCTATTAAATCTTCCTTCTGCACAGACttgttatcaattttaaatatcttggGCTGTGGACAATGTAGAAAAAGAG GCTTACTTCTCTATGAATTGTACTGTACCACCAAAGAACAACTACGACGCTTTCaaggaagaaacgattttaaagaagaaaggttGATGCTTTTTAAAACG ATGAACGTCGAAGATAATGAATCGCTCTTAAACgaagttattaatatttttcaaaacgatGTTGTAGCAACAACTTTCTTAAACGATAACTGA